The Limnochordia bacterium sequence ACAGAGCACTGGCCGGAATTCCCTATGATGTAGTCTGCGCTGTAATTGAGGAAGCGGACGTGCTACGGAGCCAAGGACTGTTGCTGCCCCTAGATAGTCTAATCGCAACTGATCCTGACTTTGCTGAAGACCTCTATGAGGATATTCACCCCGCCTTGCTGGACATGTTTAACTTCGATGGTAAACAGTATTACATTCCTTGCGAATGGAATCTGTGTCTGATGTATATCAACACTGCGATGGTTCAGCAAAGCTCTTTAGCCTATCCCCCTGCCGATTGGGACTTTGTAGAGTTCAGGAACTATGCCAGAAAGCTCTCTGTTGATCTTGACGGTGATGGAGTCAATGATGAGTACGGTCATGGTGCCTTTTCTTGGAATCCGTGGCATATGGGGCTTTGGATCCACGGTTTCGGCGGACAAATGCTCAATGAGAAATGGACCGAGTCTCGAATGAACATGCCCGAGACCATTGAAGCCCTCGAGTTTATCCAAGGAATGCTGGAGGAAGGAAGTATGGCCCCGGTTGTTACCCAGTGGGACTATTTGCCTGAGCACGACAAATGCGCTATGTGGGTTACGGGAAGAACTCCCCTTAGAATCTACCGTGATCTGAACTGGACCGACTTCGATATACAACACGCGCCAAGCTATCGAGGGCGCGGCACTGCCTTGGGTGGGGCCGGTTACGGTATCTCCGCCAACACAAAGGATAAGGAAGCCGCCTGGGAGGTACTCAAATTCATCACTGGTAAAGAG is a genomic window containing:
- a CDS encoding extracellular solute-binding protein; translated protein: MSVAQGAPIDVGIVGTSVERLEPLLREWAAEKGIEIGVVEYIGWNSEKVINRALAGIPYDVVCAVIEEADVLRSQGLLLPLDSLIATDPDFAEDLYEDIHPALLDMFNFDGKQYYIPCEWNLCLMYINTAMVQQSSLAYPPADWDFVEFRNYARKLSVDLDGDGVNDEYGHGAFSWNPWHMGLWIHGFGGQMLNEKWTESRMNMPETIEALEFIQGMLEEGSMAPVVTQWDYLPEHDKCAMWVTGRTPLRIYRDLNWTDFDIQHAPSYRGRGTALGGAGYGISANTKDKEAAWEVLKFITGKEMELKLYGEDADAMAFAARRSAGFYELDPNVPPKNAIAFMEALDYATTVPSPPQYPQIDQIFWDYLGIIWRSEDSAPNVAAQMHDLINSILVEN